A single genomic interval of Sphingobacteriaceae bacterium harbors:
- a CDS encoding secondary thiamine-phosphate synthase enzyme YjbQ: MRFHTTYLTFHTRKKQEIIDITDRVEAALKESGIREGMVLVSAMHITASVFVNDRESGLWQDILDWLEGTIAPWDRHPARGDAYHHNRGTGEDNAAAHLRSLTMGHQVVIPVTDGRLDFGPWQRVFYGEWDGQRPKRVIIKVMGE, translated from the coding sequence ATGCGTTTCCATACCACCTACCTGACCTTCCACACCCGCAAGAAGCAGGAGATCATCGACATCACCGATCGGGTGGAAGCCGCCCTCAAGGAAAGCGGCATCCGCGAAGGCATGGTGCTGGTGAGCGCCATGCACATCACCGCCTCCGTCTTCGTCAACGACCGCGAGAGCGGCCTGTGGCAGGACATCCTGGACTGGCTGGAAGGGACCATCGCCCCCTGGGACCGCCATCCCGCCCGGGGCGACGCTTACCACCACAATCGCGGCACGGGCGAAGACAACGCCGCGGCCCATCTGCGCAGCCTCACCATGGGCCACCAAGTGGTCATCCCGGTCACCGATGGCCGCCTGGACTTTGGCCCCTGGCAGCGGGTGTTCTACGGCGAGTGGGACGGCCAGCGCCCCAAGCGGGTCATCATCAAGGTCATGGGGGAGTAG